CCTCAACGCCGGTGACGGAACCGCAGCCCAGCGCCCCACCAGTGCCGAACACCACAAAGCCGACCGCCACCAGCGGGAACGCACCCCGAGGGAGGAACTGCGCGAGAGCGTCCGACGCGCGGCGGCCGGCGCCCAGAGCGAGGAGGAGTTCTTCGACCGTCTCAGCCGTGCCGGTCTCCTCGTAAAGCGGCGCGTGGCGCCGTCCGGGGACCTCCTCGGCTACACCGTGGCCCTGCCCGACGACCGCAACAAGAACGGCGAACCCGTCTTCTACTCGGGATCCAAGCTCGCCCCCGATCTCTCCCTGCCCCGTATCCGCGAACGCTGGACCCAACCGGCAGAATCCTCCTCGGACGAGGACGTCTCACCGGAGCTCCCCGCTCTCCCGCCGGTCACCGGCCCTGCGTACGCCCGCCGCCGCGCCACCACTGCGACCTGGCAGGCACTGCTGCTCATCGAGCATGCCGACGAAGGCACGGCAGCAGCCCAGATCGCCGCTGCCGGGGAGGTCCTCGACGCCCTCGCCAAGACCTCCGCCGCCTACACCCACAGAGAACTCCGCGATGCAGCCTTCGCGTTCGAACGGGCCTCCCGCTCCCACGTCCGCGCCGTACGCGGGCACGACCACGCCCTGCGCCAGGCCGCGCACGACCTCGTCCACAGCGGACCAGCCCTCGGCCGCGGAGAGGACGGCGCCACCACCGCCATGCTCATCGACACCGCGTTCTTCCTCGTCACCGCGGCAGCGAACTGGCACGCCAGGAAGGACCACGCCCAGCAAGCAGAAGCAGCCCACCAGGCCGCCGAACACCTGCGCGCCGCCACCTGCGCGCCGCCTACGAGATCGCGGCATCCCAGCCGATGTCCGTGCTCCACCAGCGAGGCCGCTCCCTGCCACTGCAGCGACGACAAGCAGCCGTCCTACGCCAGGCGCTGCCCGAGATTGCCGAACAAGTTCTGGCCGAACCGGGCTGGCCCGCCCTGGCGGCCACCCTCGCCGATGCCCAGGCCGCAGGCCACAACCCAACCCACCTCCTCGCAGAAGCCACGCGGCATCGGGAGCTGGACAGCGCCACCTCCGTCAGCGACGTCCTCGTCTGGCGCCTCCGCCGTCTCGCGCACCTGCCTGCCGATCCCGCAGCATCACTCCCCCGGCACGCGCCGACCACACAACCGGCTCTGAAGGCCGCGAACAACGCCTCCCGCCGGCGCTGACGGCATAACGCATCCGTCCGTACATAGCCGACGATCCCCGGTCAGCCAAACCGGGGTTTCTCCGGAGCATTGAAAACATCACCACCGACTCCGTCCCGTAAGGAAACCCCCGCATGCCCGAAACCGAACTGCGCATCGAAGTCATCGCCCTGCTGCTGGACGCTGACTTCAAGCTCCGGCCCGACACCAACACCTGGTCCCACAGTGACGGACGCCCCTTCACCCGGGCTGAACAGGCCACCGCCTTCCAGGCAACGCGTGCCGAACTCGAAGCCACGGCAGCGCTGAGCGCCCGCTGCCCTCAAGCAGAACACCGCCGCGCAGGCCCTCATCGAGCTCTTGCACTCGTACTTCGCCCGGCGCCCCGAAGCCCACATGGTGATGGACGTAATCCCGCACATGACAGAGGAAGACCGCACCGAGTACGAGCGCCTGTGCGCCATCGCCGCTCCGGATGGCGGCATATACCTCCCCTACGAAGCCTGACGGGCCCGGAACAGCACTCTGCGACCGGAGACCGGGTACCTCCCGGTCTCCGGTCGCAGGTGTTCCCGATGCGCACGTCCGGCAGGTCCTACCCACTGGCAGTCGCAGGATCAGTGGTGGGCGGCCCCTGCCGCCAGCAACGGAGCCAGGAGGTCAACGGCTTCCTCCCAGCGGAAGCGGTCGGCACCGCCGCCGGACTTCGGGCGGTGAGGCTCGTAGCTGCCGACCAGAACACCCATCTCGCGCAGCTCGGCGAGGCTGCGCTGGTACGCGCGGTGGGCCGCGAGGGCGGTGTTCACGTAGGGCAGGACGGCGGTGGGGATGCCCATCCCCGGAGCCTCGCAGAGGATGCCGAGGGCGAGGTTGTCCGCGAAGCCAGCCGCCCACTTGTTGACCGTATTGAAGGTGGCCGGGGCTACGGCGATCACATCGGCGGGCGGGAAGGATCGTGCGTCCCCCGGCGCGCGCCAGGCGGAGCGGACGGGGAAACCGGTCCGCTCCTCGACCGCGGCGACGTCGAGGAAGGGAAGCCCCTGCGGGGTGGCGACGACGCCGACGCCCCAGCTCCGCCCGTGCGCGGCGTCGATCAGCTTGCCCACGTCGCCCGCGATCCCGGCCGCGCAGACGACGACGTACAGGAAGGGCTTGCGCTGCGGCTCGGTCACGCGGGTACTCCCAGTCGGCGGCTGAAGTGGTGGAGCTCTGGCAGCGTACGCCGACGGTCTCGGGCTGCCATGTCGGCGACCAGGTCCCGGACGGCTGGTCGCCGTACGTCCTGGGCTGCGCAGGTCTCCGCGATCCGCAGGGCCTGGTAGCCGTCGGCCAGGCGGCCCTGCTGTGCGTAGGCACGGGCGGCTTCCACCCATAGGGCGGCCCGGCGCTCGGGCACCGGGATGTGGCGGCGCATGAGCGGACGGGCGATGTCGATGGCGACGCCCGCGTCACCGAAGGACACGGCCGCGCTGACCTCGTGGAGGGCCACGTTGGTGGGGCTGAAGTTGGCCCAGGCGTCGGGGTGGTCTAGAGCGACGTACTTCGCAACCTCCTTGGCCTCGGCCAGGAACTCTGCGGTGGCAGCACGGTCCCCGGCCCTGCTGGCAGCCGTGACTCCGCGCAGTAGCAGCAACCCGAGCACGGAGAGGTGGTGGTGGGGCTGCCGGTCGTACGCACCGGCGAGTTGTGAAGCCGTGTGCTTGATCAGCGTGACGGCCTGGCCGGCGTGCTGTTCGCGGACCAGGACGTGTGCGTGGAGGCGAACGCTGGCAGCGAGGACGAGTGGATCACCCGAGCGTTCGGCCTCGGCCATCGCGCGCCCGACGGCGAGCCACGCCGTGCCGGGGTCTCCCTGCTTGAGCAGGAGGCTGGCCGAGGTCTGGTAGGCCGTGGCCAGGAAGCGGGGAAGCTCCTCGGCCTGCGGGGAGTCGGCGATGCAGTGGCGGAGATCGGTGATCAGACCGGGAAGGGTCCGCTCCAGCTCCGCGTAGTCGCACGTGCTCCAGAGGCGCCGGATGGCC
Above is a window of Streptomyces subrutilus DNA encoding:
- a CDS encoding flavoprotein, with protein sequence MTEPQRKPFLYVVVCAAGIAGDVGKLIDAAHGRSWGVGVVATPQGLPFLDVAAVEERTGFPVRSAWRAPGDARSFPPADVIAVAPATFNTVNKWAAGFADNLALGILCEAPGMGIPTAVLPYVNTALAAHRAYQRSLAELREMGVLVGSYEPHRPKSGGGADRFRWEEAVDLLAPLLAAGAAHH
- a CDS encoding helix-turn-helix domain-containing protein: MVDTQGEVHRIGELIRRARVLQGRSQADVASELGYHQSKISRLEGGRGTDDIRVLRDVARVLRIPPARLGLAEAAPEADPHDPETEEMLRRRTFLAASVTALTASVTPTAAHPALVQALLPGMPTTPTTEAPESGELRNRATAIRRLWSTCDYAELERTLPGLITDLRHCIADSPQAEELPRFLATAYQTSASLLLKQGDPGTAWLAVGRAMAEAERSGDPLVLAASVRLHAHVLVREQHAGQAVTLIKHTASQLAGAYDRQPHHHLSVLGLLLLRGVTAASRAGDRAATAEFLAEAKEVAKYVALDHPDAWANFSPTNVALHEVSAAVSFGDAGVAIDIARPLMRRHIPVPERRAALWVEAARAYAQQGRLADGYQALRIAETCAAQDVRRPAVRDLVADMAARDRRRTLPELHHFSRRLGVPA